The Macrobrachium nipponense isolate FS-2020 chromosome 24, ASM1510439v2, whole genome shotgun sequence genome segment AAAATCCTCCTAACCCACCACCTCTACCTGCAGAGGCAGatgcagctccagacgaaaatCCTAATCCAGGGCTTCCTACTAAAGCTGATGCAACACCAGGGcccccagaagagaatcctccaAATCCCCCTCCACCAGCAGAGGCAGATGCAGCACCTGACCCTCCAACAGGAAAACCTCCAATTCCACTTACTCCTGCTGAGGAAGAAGATCCTCCTAATCCAGGACCTCCTACTAGAGCTGATgcaatgcctggtctcccagagGAAAATCCTCCTAATCCACCACCACCAGCAGATGAAGATGCAGCTCCTAACCCTCCAACAGGAAAACCTCCAATTCCATCTACTCCTACTGAAGAAGATCCTATGCCTCCAACAGGAAAACCTCCAATTCCACCTACTCCTACTGAAGAAGATCCTATGCCTCCAACAGGAAAACCTCCAATTCCACCTACTCCTACTGAGGAAGATCCTATGCCTCCAACAGGAAAACCTCCAATTCCGCCTACTCCTACTGAAGAAGATCCTATGCCTCCAACAGGAAAACCTCCAAATCCACCACTacttgatgaggcagaagcagcTCCTGATCCTCCAGAAGAAAATCCTCCCAGTCCAGGACCTCCTACTGAAGTTGATGCAACACCAGGTCCTCCCGAAGAAAAGCCACCTAATCCACCACCACCAGCAGATGCAGATGCAGCTCCTGACCCTCCAACAGAAAATCCTCCAATTCCACTACTACCAGATGATGCAGAAGCTGCGCTTGATCCTCCAGAAGAAAATCCTCCTAATCCAGGGCCTCCTACTAGAGCTGATGCAATGCCAGGTCCCCCAGAAGAGAACCCTCCTAGTCCACCACCACCAGCAGATGCAGATGCAGTTCCTGAACCTCCAACAGGAAAACCTCCAATTCCGCCTACTCCTACTGAAGAAGATCCTATGCCTCCAACAGGAAAACCTCCAATTCCACCTACTCCTACTGAAGAAGATCCTATGCCTCCAACAGGAAAACCTCCAATTCCGCCTACTCCTACTGAAGAAGATCCTATGCCTCCAACAGGAAAACCTCCAATTCCGCCTACTCCTACTGAAGAAGATCCTATGCCTCCAACAGGAAAACCTCCAATTCCACCTACTCCTACTGAAGAAGAGCCTATGCCTCCAAGAGGAAAACCTCCAATTCCACCTACTCCTACTGAAGAAGATCCTATGCCTCCAACAGGAAAACCTCCAATTCCACCTACTCCTACTGAAGAAGATCCTATGCCTCCAACAGGAAAACCTCCAATTCCACCTACTCCTACTGAAGAAGATCCTATGCCTCCAAGAGGAAAACCTCCAAATCCACCACTacttgatgaggcagaagcagcTCCTGATCCTCCAGAAGAAAATCCTCCCAGTCCAGGACCTCCTACTAAAGCTGATGCAACACCAGGTCCTCCCGAAGAAAAGCCACCTAATCCACCACCACCAGCAGATGCAGATGCAGCTCCTGACCCTCCAACAGAAAATCCTCCAATTCCACTACTACCAGATGATGCAGAAGCAGCGCTTGATCCTCCAGAAGAAAATCCTCCTAATCCAGGGCCTCCTACTAGAGCTGATGCAACGCCAGGTCCCCCAGAAGAGAACCCTCCTAATCCACCACCACCAGCAGATGCAGATGCAGCTCCAGACCCTCCAACAGAAAATCCTCCAATTCCACTACTACCAGATGATGCAGAAGCAGCGCTTGATCCTCCAGAAGAAAATCCTCCTAATCCAGGGCCTCCTACTAGAGCTGATGCAACGCCAGGTCCCCCCGAAGAGAAGCCTCCTAATCCACCACCACCAGCAGATGCGGATGCAGCTCCTGACCCTCCAACAGAAAATCCTCCAATTCCACTACTACCAGATGATGCAGAAGCAGCGCTTGATCCTCCAGAAGAAAATCCTCCTAATCCAGGGCCTCCTACTAGAGCTGATGCAACGCCAGGTCCCCCAGAAGAGAACCCTCCTAGTCCACCACCACCAGCAGATGCGGATGCAGCTCCTGACCCTCCAACAGAAAATCCTCCAATTCCACTGCTACCAGATGATGCAGAAGCAGCGCTTGATCCTCCAGAAGAAAATCCTCCTAATCCAGGGCCTCCTACTAGAGCTGATGTAACGCCAGGTCCCCCAGAAGAGAACCCTCCTAATCCACTTCCGCCCACTGAAGTGCCAGAAGACAAACCCCCAAACCCACTACCACCAACAGAAGCAGATGAAGATCCTGATCCACCAGCAGAGAAACCACCAAGTCCTCCTACACCTGCTGAAGCAGAAGAAGACCCTGCCCCTCCTGCTGAGAATCCTCCAAATCCACTACCACCAGCAGAGGAGGAAGCCGCTCCTAATCCACCAGCAGAGAAACCACCAAGTCCTCCTACACCTGCTGAAGCAGAAGACGATCCTGCCCCTCCTGCTGAGAATCCTCCAAATCCACTACCACCAGCAGAGGAGGAAGCAGCTCCTAATCCACCACCAGAGAAAACACCAAGTCCTCCTACACCTGCTGAAGCAGAAGATGATCCTGCCCCTCCTGCTGAGAATCCTCCAAATCCACTGCCACCAGCAGAGGAGGAAGCAGCTCCTGATCCACCACCAGAGAAACCACCAAGTCCTCCTACACCTGCTGAAGCAGAAGAAGATCCTGCCCCTCCTGCTGAGAATCCTCCAAATCCACTACCACCAGCAGAGGAGGAAGCAGCTCCTGATCCACCAGCAGAGAAACCACCAAGTCCTCCTACACCTGCTGAAGCAGAAGATCCAGCACTTCCTGCAGTATGTCCTCCAAATCCACTACCACCAGCGGAGGCAGAGGTAGCTCCTAATCCTCCAGCTGAGAAGTCTCCATGTCCCCCTACAACTTGACCTCCAGTAGAAAATCCTCCTAAGCCAGAATCACCATGTCCTCCTGCTCCTTGACCTCCAGCAGAAAATCCTCCTAAGCCAGAATCACCATGTCCTCCTGCTCCTTGACCTCCAGCGGAAAATCCTCCTAAGCCAGAATCACCATGTCCTCCTGCTCCTAGACCTCCAGCGAAAATCCTCCTAAGCCAGAATCACCTTGTCCTCCTGCTCCTAGACCTCCAGCGGAAAATCCTCCTAAGCAGGAATCACCTGTCCTCCTGCTCCTAGACCTCCAGCGAAAATCTCCTAAGCCAGAATCACCATGTCCTCCTGCTCCTAGACCTCCAGCAGAAAATCCTCCTAAGCCAGAATCACCATGTCCTCCTGCTCCTAGACCTCCATCAGAAAATCCTCCTAAGCCAGAATCACCATGTCCTCCTGCCTCCTAGACCTCCCAGAAAATCCAAGCCAGAATCACCATGTCCTCCTGCTCCTAGACCTCCAGCAGAAAATCCTCCTAAGCCAGAATCACCATGTCCTCCTGCTCCTAGACCTCCAGCAGAAAATCCTCCTAAGCCAGAATCACCATGTCCTCCTGCTCCTAGACCTCCAGCAGAAAATCCTAAGCCAAGAATCACCTCCTCCTGCTCCTAGACCTCCAGATCTCCAGCCGATCAGCTCCTCCTGCTCCTAGACCTCCAGCAGAAAAATCCTCCTAAGCCAGAATCACCATGTCCTCCTGCTCCTGACCAGCACCAAAATCCTCCTAGCCAGAATACCTGTCCTCCCTAAGAGACCAGCAGAATCTCCATAAGCCGAATCATGTCCTCCTGCTCCTAGACCATCCAGCAGAAAATCCTAACCAAATCACCATGTTGCTCCTAACCTCCAGCAGAAAATCCTCCTAAGCCAGAATCACCATGTCCTCCTGCTCCTAGACCTCCAGCAGAAAATCCTCCTAAGCCAGAATCACCAGCAAATGTACCCCCAGAGCCTCCAGATGAGAAATCTCCATGTCCTCCTGCTCCTGCATCTCCAGCAGAAAATCCTCCTAAGCCAGAGTCACCATGTCCTCCTGCTCCTGCACCTCCAGTAGAAAATCCTCCTAGGCCAGAATCACCATGTCCTCCTGCTCCTGTACCTCCAGCAGAAAATCCTCCCAAGCCAGAATCACCATGTCCTCCTGCTCCTGCACCTCCAGCAGAAAATCCTCCTAAGCCAGAATCACCAGCAAATGTACCCCCAGAGCCCCCAGATGAGAAATCTCcatgtcctcctgctccttcaccTCCAGCAGAAAATCCTCCTAAGCCAGAATCACCAGCAAATGCACCCCCAGAGCCTCCAGATGAGAAATCTCCATGTCCTCCTGCTCCTTGACCTCCAGCAGAAAATCCTCCTAAGCCAGAATCACCAGCAAATGCACCCCCAGAGCCTCCAGATGAGAAATCTCCATGTCCTCCTGCTCCTTGACCTCCAGCAGAAAATCCTCCTAAGCCAGAATCTCCATGTCCTCCTGCTCCTTGACCTCCAGCAGAAAATCCTCCATTTCCACTGCCATCAGCGGATGAAAATGCATCACTAGCCCCACTTACACCTCCAAAGCTAGAAGAGGCACTGGCTGCTGAACTTGCAGAAGCACCTGAGCCCACAGCAATATCTGTTTGAATCTCATGTAGAGTAACCTGTAAGCAAGAGTTTAATTGGTATGATTGGTGCATGCAAATCGAAATAACTCCAGATTGTTTTGGTAtttcatatataacatttattcatatataacatttatatagaaATGCTGATTTTATGTGAGGTTTACTTAGGCTTCCAGTCTTGTGCAAATTTGCAATGAAACAAAATAGAGGAAATCCTAACCTTGAACCCAGAGTTACCATCATCAGAGTATACAGATGTTCTTACGACACCGTCGGGTCCCAGAAGGCTGTAGCTACCTTGAAGTACTCCATTTTCCACGAATTCTACTCGGTTTTGATAGTTATGGGTTTCAGGGTCTTTCACTTCATATGCAAATTGGTATGGCATGAGAGGCTGTTGGGATGAAGAATTGCATACAtcattattttatgaatgaagccACAAAACGTTAAGCATTAATTCAGAGAGATGGCCTTTCTGTTCTGATCAGGAGACCATTTACTCGGTAGTATTCGTCAGAGAAGAAACATAAGATCATAGAAGTTACAAATCAAAGCGCCACCCATTCCAAACAACCTCTTACAGGTATACTTACAGGCCAAGGGGTAACTAGCTGTCCAGCTGATGCATCCCCGGCACCGGCGCCTACTCCCGCACCCAGCACTGCCTGGCCATCTACATTGGGCTGTAGGTAAGAGTAGCCAGGAGCTTGTCGGCCCTCTCGTTTGTCACTGCTAGTGACTCCTAGCAGTAATGCCACTAGCGCCACCTGTGGAATAGGAAGAGATTCGTTTTACTCTAGGTTGTCAACTTTTACGCAGTCGCTTGTCGAGTTTTACGGTTAGTTTTTTTGTGTAGATTTGAATATGAAGATGCCACGTATGTGAGACCGTTCTCTTCCATGAACACTTGGAGGAAGAGCTAACGTTTCGGATTAATATCAATTTGAGTGACAATCTGAATTGTCATTCATTGGAAATGTAAACAATGCCAGTATTCTGTGAAGGACGAAAGTCACATGAGTTTTTACTGTAATAAAAAGAACGATTTGAGAACTCATTATAGACAAAGTGCCACTTGgctgaaatttaaaaaagaatcctCTTTCACTTTTTATTGCTTTGATTTTGTCTACCATTACTCAGAAAATCTTGGAGAGTAATTTTATCCGATaccaaaacaagaaaagtgaGAATGTCAGGATATTGCCAGTGAGTGATTTTATGGAATTTCAGTCCCATCCGTCTAGCACTGCAGTATCTAAGCatagtggatttttttttgtctgctgtTTGTTGAAGGCATCCATGCAAATCTAAAATAAAGTTTGTGAGTATGTCTATCATATAGTAGCATGTGTGCCCTTGAGTAATGACAGGTAATTACCATGTGTTGTGTTGGTTGGTTGGTGATGTTACTTGTCTTCTGGGTATTCagttttttgtatgatatatatatatatatatatatatatatatagtatatatttacacacacatatatatatatatatatatatataatacagatagatagatagatagaaaccTAATTGCTTTTCCTGTACATCCATGCCCTCATAAGTGTGTACAGTTAATTGCATATGAAAACACCCCTACGACAGTAAGCATATACGGGAATATGCATTAACTTTTTTACATATACATGAGTGCATTGGTGCAAATGCTTACGTATGCACAcatactaatatgtatatatatgtctataaaaatatatatatatatatatatatatatatatatatatatatatatatatatatatatatctatatatgtgtgtgtgtgtgtgtgtgtgtgtattcttctgttaaaacaggatatgtctcaagtataaaaggcccatcaaaaggctttaaaccagagtgtttgaatgggccttttatacttgagatgtataaAAGACGTATCctcttttaacagaagaatttatttacacgtatattgaaactttaacataaaaaataataagtaaatcatcACTAATTGAACCAACTCGTTGACCACGGGGCCAGTGCCCTGCCCAAAGTCACAACCACTATTGACACTGATCACTTCGTGACGGACCCCTCCAGCTCCCAtcgtcttcatcttcatcatcatctagTATATAAAAACCTTCTGTCTTGACGCCAGAGAACTTCGACGCAATGCTACGAAAGACTCCCCAGGTGACTCTGTCACTTCCTGTGAGGAACATCAGTTCGTATTCGTACCTGTGCCCACATCACGAGGATTATTCACGTTCAGCTCCCACGATGACCTGTGGGGGAGTGGTGCTTCTTCTGGCGTTCCCGATGATCGACAAACACAAACTGACTGCCTGCTGTTCGTCTTTGTCGTTATATATCCATGCGAAATACCAACTAGACGACCCGGGAGGAGATTGACCAGGAAACCAGAGCaagttccattctctctcttccctctctctctctctctctctctctgaccctcaTGGGAGTCGTCCTGCTaagaaagcaagcaagcaggcgGAGATGACCctttcgaaaaaaataaatatcatgttgcCGAAGCGGTAGATCGGGAAGCGGTCAATTTGGGGGCCTTTCGAAAAATACAAACTCGTTTTGCTTGTTCTTATCTCAAATTGAATTTtgagatggggggtgggggggggggtgtcctgcTGAGATATCACAACAGGAAACTGAGAGGTAACGAAAAGATCTATGAAGCCCCACCCCCAAAAATCcgtttattttttaatgagatCATTGGCAGTTCATGTAACGTGTTGTTATTTAATTTGTGGGGGTGGGGTTGCCTTTCAGGAAGGCAGGCAGCAAAGAAATgtcccttataaaaaaaataaagggggggCGGGTTGCCTTTCAGGAAGGCAGGCAGCAAAGACATGTcccttttaaaaaaatgaatcttGTGTAAGACTGAATATTTGATATCTTCATAACTCCAATGGAAATTGAATATACCTTTGATTTTAATCAATTACGAATACCATCAGGTGaagaaaattgaaacaaaattcGGAATATTAAGATTTGCGTgacatccattaaaaaaaaaactccaggatatcaggaaatgaatttcatttttttatgtttaatcttCGTAAAATCTCATCCCTTGATGCAGTAGTCCATCGGGCGATGATGGTCTTTGTATTGGAAAAAGTCATGTGGAAAGTGATcacaaaagaaagcaaaaatttactttttttttttttgcacatatgAAGTAATACCAGGCAGTAAGATATCACAGAAGACGAAGATGTACTGGTAGAATCTGAATAAAACTTTGCCTTATATCTGTCTGTTTtcccacatatatgtatatatatgtatatatatagatatatatatatatatatatctatatatatatcatatatatatatatatatatatatatatatatatatatatatatatatatatatatatatatatatatatatatcctaacaaggattatttaatagatatatgtattatagatatgtattaggtcttatccagtatatatatatacatatatatataatatatataaatatatatatatatatatatatatatatgtgtgtctgtgtgtatatgtaatatatttatacacattatactTATAGTATGTATGCGTGTTtaatgagatatatatttatgtatctgttttctttcattttcctccattctCCCTCTTGAACCCGAAGAGTGACTTAGCAGATAACACACTAAACTAGTCCGTGTACTTGCTGGGGCGGGGGaggtggttggggggggtggggtgttggCGTTGAGAATCCTTTTTACAAACACGGCATTTAAGCAGATCTACTTTTGCATGAGGGGAGAATCCAGACACCGTCAGGCGGCAGGTCATTTACCCGCTCAAATAACTCTTACTTTTACATTCACTTCAAATGTGTTTGGGTTTTTGACTAAAGTTTAAGATCATGTGCGAATAGGTTTGTGTtaagtggcaatattttttttagattaaagttagtggttaagcgcctcagtggcgtggttggtatggtctttgcttgccacctcggtggccgcgagttagattctcgggcattccattgaggtgtcagagatgttgtgtatctctggtgatagaagttcaagaatctcgacgtggttctgaaatcacgtagtaaagccgttggtcccgttggtgaataaccactgctggtttcatgcaacgtaaaaacaccatacaaacaaacaaacaaacaaacaaaaaaagcagtGTCCTCGAAGTGATGGACAATTAAGTAGCCCGAACTTCCACTGTCACTGAATTCTTCAAAACTTCTCTCAGCTCCTTTGGTGGTTTGAGTGATTTGAAGTAAATAGCCTCTAGTAGTGAATCCCCCGGGGTCAGGGGTAAGGGCGCCTGGGCACGTGCCAACCTCCCCCTGCCCcccatgaaaaaataatgacaaaataatactaTTCAAGATTTAGAAATTAACGTAATtgagaaatatacaaaaattggaaaaaataaaatatttatagaaatttatatctatatatatatatatatatatatatatatatatatatatatatatatatatatgtcctgagttcgattccctgctctgccagtaaggaatcaaaggaatttgtttgtggtgattagaaattcatttctcgacagaatgtggttcggatcccacaatgagctgtaggccCCGTTTGCTAGGTAGCCAGCTGGTTCCTAaacacgtcaaaatatctaatccttcggaggcagccctaggagagctgttaatcagctcagtggtctggttaaactaaggtatagtACTTAACTTTAAAGTATTATTACTGAGGCGGTGCGCGGTAGGCATTACTTGATATTCTTTGCAGCTTCCTCTcgcctcctagctgcaaccccattcattcgttttgctgtacctccgttcatattctctttcaaccctcttctagcaattgattcatcgcgcaactgctttgaggttttcctcccgtttcacttttcaaaccattttactgtTAATATTCAtctcagtgctgaatgatctcataggtcccagcacttggcttttggcctaaattctgtattctgttccattattctcttatttcttttatgtttctCTTCGCCTGATTGCTCGTCATCTCAAACTGCTGCTTCTGGATCTACTAATTCTGACCCTGTGAGTTTGCACGATTGGGGGTCTGCAATTATAATCATATTCCGTGCCTTctttttttcacttactcggggagtaagcctacaaactactttttcgttattttgttgttcttcttattcttgttggggagggggggggggtgtagggaaggtctatggagaagcctagaaaggtctgaaaaaggtgtttcgttttgagtttcaagatacaggaattttaggatagtatatctatgagttatttattagactgaaaatgtacaaaataaataacgtgcatgttaaacagtacagaacaattatttgtaataaaatatagcatatttaatattaattttcgttggtgaaacaaagctccatttgaccatagattttagcatgtgctcagagtaagctggaggtcggatcacgccttgtttaatgAGCCTGTGCCtacctctttattttctttcaatcttATGTGGAGTCCCATTTCTGTCTCTCTTGTCGATAGATATTGAGGATTTTGTCATTGTTCCACTGAATTttaaaggtgggggggggggggggggggggggggggggggggggtgaggggggggggccaCAGTTGTGGTGGGGAGGGGTGATTCCTCCTTCGTCCTTGTAGCACCCGGCAGGCCGTCTGTTCCCATACCTATTCCAAGAATACTTTGATCCTTTAAGAGGTATTAGATACTATTAATTACTTCCGTGAGAAACGGAAATtatccttttcttttctctctcccttttgttGATAACATTATGCCTTCGTTAcataaagggtatatatataatatatatatgtgtgtgtatacatacgtatataaaaaaaattatgtatgtatatatacacataatttcactacagacacatatatatctgcataaatttgcatatgtatacatataaatatatgtgcgtatatgtgtatatacatgcatacatacgtatttgcacatatatatatatatacatgtatttatgctTGTATATgcacaaatttatttttatgtatatatatacaagtttatatatatacacaaatctaTTTAGCTCGTGTGTTTATGCAATATTCATCGTAGCCTTTACCTCCAAATAAAAAGTCGCGCACTTTGTAAAATACCAGTTATGTAAATTCTgttatttcctttcattatagTCAACGAGATTATTTCGCAAGGAAGCGATCGCTAGCAGCCCGTAATTGTGTACCTGCCCCATTTATTGAGGGTGGCTAGACACCAGTAATGAAAGGGAACTGCTGGCAACGAGTTCTGTGCGAGAGATTACAAGTTAGTTATCAGTTGCATGCAACATGCAATCACTTCTCTTGCAGAGGTGGACTGATCGAGTACTTGATTACCTTGTACTTCTGTATATTGTGGTTTGTGTGGCATCTTCTTAGCGAACAAGCTGAACTCGAAACACGAAACGTGAATGTTATAGAAAcatgttttctgtacaacgtaagatgctgtataaaaccatcaactacgaCCTGCagttctccagttgctcaccagatgcggtagagtaagGGTCACACttccatggctccggaaagcgctgccagatgcatgatccaatggctgactttaaccttatataaaataaataattattaatgccagggggctgaaatttggtatgtttgatgattggaggttggattaTCTAAATACCGATTTGCAACCATCtatcctcggtagttttttttagatctgagggcggatggacGGACGGACGaagtacaatagttttcttttgcagaaaactaaatttatcgtcattattattcagaagttgaaacgtagtcatatggaacaagtccactggggcgattgacttgaaattcaagcttccaacgaatattaATTAAGGTGTTCACTTGAAAGAATGTTACAGAAGGTGATGGGAAACACAGAAATAAGAGATCAGGtactagaaaatgaaaaaaaatactttaccaataaacaaataaaaaataaaataaataaataaaaagcatcaTTATGATGCTAAGGTTACTGGCTAGGTGCTAGAaatatgaaagagaatatgatataAATGGTCGTGAAAAAAAACAGCGAATATATTATCAAGAACGtgatatgaataatgaaatagtttcaccagTGAGGCATCATCCTAGGACCCTTGAGGGAAAAATTACTCTCAGGTTTTGCTTGTAGAAAACGTTTGTACAGCTGAATTCGTACATTACTCTCAGGTTTTGCTTGTAGAATACACGTGTACAGCTGAATTCGTACATTACTCTCAGGCAGGTTTTGCTTGTAGAATACATTTGTACAGCTGAATTCGTACATTACTCTCAGGTTTTGCTTGTAGAAAACGTTTGTACAACTGAATTCGTACATTACTCTCAGATTTTGCTTGTAGAATACATTTGTGTATTTGAATTTGCACATTTGTACAACTGAATGTAGACGTTAAGTCAGCAAGCATACATAATTAGTTACGAACTCTCCATGAATTTTTGCGAATTAAACCCCAAGTCTTGAAGCAAACGTTTTTAGCAAATTCAGTTCGTAGAGGTCCTTTCGTCCATCAGTAAAATAAGTAACCAACCATATCAGAAAACTAAATATGTCTTAAATTACTTCTAGACATTCGAACTGCCAGACATACGACACCAAGATGGTACACATTAATGTGACAATATCAGATTTGAATGTTTATTGCATCTTATTGATGTTAGATCGAAAATAACTCCTCCGGACACGGGCCACATCTCGAGGGCGAGAGAAGGTCTTCAGACTGGTAAAGGTGATAGTTGACGAGCAGCCTATATATTACGCCAACGCAGATTCACGTCGCAGATGGAAAGGTCCGTCGAATAAAGAACAACCCTTTCGTAAGCTAGTATcactggtgaaaatgttctgttacaacagaattccatccaataaaaggagcccataaaaccgccaaaatataggaagttaagtactatatttcattacctacctgaagagatagacagttgtctctgaaatatagtacttactttctacattttggtgtttttatgggctcctatatataatatatattatatagatatatattatatatattatagatatataaatatatatatatatattatatatcaataaggATGATaggtgtctattatatatatatatatctataatatgatataattatatataataataatcatacataaaacataaaatagatttatattttatacaatatttctttataaacatatatgaatCTATTTCTAAGTTTAATATAGGGTTATTGTATATATCGAagtatatagttagtatatacaccagactttaaaaaaataaataaaagtttgcgACCAGATAGCTATGCACAGCACAGCATTGAACAAAATCTTTGGAGAATACATTTAGAGTAACAACTTTTCTATAACCATATAAATTATAGGACTGCTTGAATGATGGCGTTATTTACTTATATAGATCCTATCCCTTCCAGTCCCACCTAGAGTCACCAGCCCCACCCTGAGTCACGGCATGTataaggaattatacatatttactataCATATTCAAGGATTAGATATCTAACCATGCGCCCTTCTCCAGACAGGTTAAGAAGACCACTGTTTATGTTAACTGGATATAGTTGG includes the following:
- the LOC135204728 gene encoding uncharacterized PE-PGRS family protein PE_PGRS54-like isoform X8 gives rise to the protein MWAQVALVALLLGVTSSDKREGRQAPGYSYLQPNVDGQAVLGAGVGAGAGDASAGQLVTPWPPLMPYQFAYEVKDPETHNYQNRVEFVENGVLQGSYSLLGPDGVVRTSVYSDDGNSGFKVTLHEIQTDIAVGSGASASSAASASSSFGGVSGASDAFSSADGSGNGGFSAGGQGAGGHGDSGLGGFSAGGQGAGGHGDFSSGGSGGAFAGDSGLGGFSAGGQGAGGHGDFSSGGSGGAFAGDSGLGGFSAGGEGAGGHGDFSSGGSGGTFAGDSGLGGFSAGGAGAGGHGDSGLGGFSAGGTGAGGHGDSGLGGFSTGGAGAGGHGDSGLGGFSAGDAGAGGHGDFSSGGSGGTFAGDSGLGGFSAGGLGAGGHGDSGLGGFSAGGLGAGGHGDSGLGGFSAGGQGAGGHGDSGLGGFSAGGQGAGGHGDSGLGGFSTGGQVVGGHGDFSAGGLGATSASAGGSGFGGHTAGSAGSSASAGVGGLGGFSAGGSGAASSSAGGSGFGGFSAGGAGSSSASAGVGGLGGFSGGGSGAASSSAGGSGFGGFSAGGAGSSSASAGVGGLGVFSGGGLGAASSSAGGSGFGGFSAGGAGSSSASAGVGGLGGFSAGGLGAASSSAGGSGFGGFSAGGAGSSSASAGVGGLGGFSAGGSGSSSASVGGSGFGGLSSGTSVGGSGLGGFSSGGPGVTSALVGGPGLGGFSSGGSSAASASSGSSGIGGFSVGGSGAASASAGGGGLGGFSSGGPGVASALVGGPGLGGFSSGGSSAASASSGSSGIGGFSVGGSGAASASAGGGGLGGFSSGGPGVASALVGGPGLGGFSSGGSSAASASSGSSGIGGFSVGGSGAASASAGGGGLGGFSSGGPGVASALVGGPGLGGFSSGGSSAASASSGSSGIGGFSVGGSGAASASAGGGGLGGFSSGGPGVASALVGGPGLGGFSSGGSGAASASSSSGGFGGFPLGGIGSSSVGVGGIGGFPVGGIGSSSVGVGGIGGFPVGGIGSSSVGVGGIGGFPLGGIGSSSVGVGGIGGFPVGGIGSSSVGVGGIGGFPVGGIGSSSVGVGGIGGFPVGGIGSSSVGVGGIGGFPVGGIGSSSVGVGGIGGFPVGGSGTASASAGGGGLGGFSSGGPGIASALVGGPGLGGFSSGGSSAASASSGSSGIGGFSVGGSGAASASAGGGGLGGFSSGGPGVASTSVGGPGLGGFSSGGSGAASASSSSGGFGGFPVGGIGSSSVGVGGIGGFPVGGIGSSSVGVGGIGGFPVGGIGSSSVGVGGIGGFPVGGIGSSSVGVDGIGGFPVGGLGAASSSAGGGGLGGFSSGRPGIASALVGGPGLGGSSSSAGVSGIGGFPVGGSGAASASAGGGGFGGFSSGGPGVASALVGSPGLGFSSGAASASAGRGGGLGGFSAGGSSAASSSVGGRGFGFSSRGPGTTSVSSSAGTSASLSGSGPGSAGIGGIGSGVGSGLSAGSAAASSSSVAAGSGFRPRGPSRASSAVSSSSAGVVSPAITNSGLQAAALVGTPVSITPFGPSTSSVSASGRGGSSSSAATSSASSSSGSRGRNIVAGTSRVSSSGLTSSTSSSIPVASALTSAGASSAATSSSGSSSGVLTGPRSGGAFATGSSAASTSASSSASSAASSLARASSAATSAGGSGTSLGGAIQKLPVFLLGQQSPTGNLADFASVGGARFFGSGQSTGVTSSSLPIVTSNAQLLPAGGSALSLGSSTPLFLTSSPVVHTSPLVQSIPTGFVVGAQSNQLSIPSQNLIVSNPLSFGSIPGSQLTTLG